A segment of the Vespula pensylvanica isolate Volc-1 chromosome 9, ASM1446617v1, whole genome shotgun sequence genome:
TAAATCTCCTCTGTATATAAACTTATCGTAGGATATTATCTTATTGAGATTGTTTATTTTACGTTATGCATTGCTATCGTCTTATACggaagaaattaattctttttttatgaataattttaatttctacgtttgacataaaatatttattttatttttatcgcagaattttttcacttttatcgtCGTTATTTCCTGCATCATCtgtatttcgttttatctacTTGTCAGAAATTGTCaaacaataaattaaacattttacattgataatgaaaatgattttttgcGATTTGCCATTAGATAATTGTATTGCATGAGtgaattttttatagtttataaGTTCTTAAAGTAAATTTGGATAAATCAGTTACGTTTTTGTGtctgtgatttttttttcttttttaatttttagccCCCCCACCTGGACCAACAACAAGTACTTCTGTTGGAACGGCCGGAGCAACTGGGAGCAATGTCGTCGCTCCTAGTTCTTTGGGTCTCGTTCCTGCACAACAAACACATACTCCGCCTCAACCTCCAGAACTGCCAAGTAAGAgcatttactttttatagaaaatagaaagataattatataagcCAACAGATATATTCCTTATATATACTCCGttacataattttaattatttagaaaataattatatagtaaataGTAGTAGCCtataaatgaatttcatttgCAGTGTTTTCATGCCCACGAAGGCCCAACATAGGTCGTGAAGGTAGACCAATTGGATTGAGAGCAAATCATTTCCAAATTACAATGCCACGAGGCTATGTGCAtcattatgaaattaatatacaacCTGACAAATGCCCTCGCAAAGTCAATAGGGAAATCATAGAAACAATGGTACACGCATATAGCAAGATTTTCGGAACTCTTAAACCTGTGTTTGATGGAAGAAATAACTTGTATACAAGGGACCCTTTGCCTATTGGAACTGATAAAATAGACTTAGaggtaatatttcatttattgatCTTTCTTGAATGGTGCCTTTGTCAGATATATCGTACGGTATTTTTCTTACGTAGGTAACACTGCCTGGTGAGGGTAAAGATCGTGTTTTCAGAGTGGTAATAAAATGGGTAGCTCAGGTTTCATTATTTGCCTTAGAAGAAGCGCTCGAAGGACGTACAAGACAAATTCCATATGACGCTATTCTTGCATTAGATGTTGTAATGAGACATTTACCATCAATGACTTACACACCAGTAGGTAGATCATTTTTCAGTAGTCCGGATGGATATTATCATCCATTAGGTGGAGGCAGAGAAGTATGGTTTGGCTTTCATCAATCTGTGAGACCGTCTCAATGGAAAATGATGTTGAATATCGATGGTACGTTTGtagtattatttcttaaaactctgccttaaaaaatattgaataactTTAATATTTCTGACGCACTTCACCCTGCAATTACATTTCAGTTTCTGCAACTGCATTTTATAAAGCTCAACCTGTCATAGAATTTATGTGCGAAGTATTAGATATTAGAGATGTAAACGAACAAAGGAAACCACTTACAGATTCTCAAAGAGTTAAATTTACCAAAGAAATCAAAGGGCTCAAAATAGAAATAACTCATTGCGGAACGATGAGACGAAAATACAGAGTATGCAATGTTACACGTAAACCGGCACAAATGCAATCGTAAGTGATATCAATTGGAaagtttgaattattatattatgtgaaaaaaaaaaaaaaaaacttacattaaattatttattatagattccCGCTACAATTGGAAAATGGACAAACCGTCGAATGTACCGTTGCAAAATACTTTTTGGACaagtataaaatgaaattgcgTTATTCGCATCTTCCTTGTTTGCAAGTGGGACAGGaacataaacacacatatttaCCACTTGAGGtcagttaataaaaaataatgtcacGAAAGATCATTAGTAAATAAGCTTGTTATTgctatattgttatataattgtttcaGGTGTGTAACATTGTAGCAGGACAACGTTGTATAAAAAAGTTAACAGATATGCAAACGTCTACTATGATTAAAGCAACAGCACGTTCAGCACCAGATCGCGAacgagaaattaataatttagtaAGGCGAGCTGACTTTAATAATGATTCTTATGTTCAAGAATTTGGTTTGAGTATATCAAACAATATGATGGAAGTTCGAGGCCGTGTATTGCCTCCGCCCAAATTACAATACGGAGGGCGCGTAAGCTCCCTCAGTGGACAGGTGAAAAACATAAAGTTTAATCAGTCAGATGTTGAAAAATCACACATTTCTAGAGACACCTTTTTGTATGCTTTAACAAGGATTTAATTTTGTGACAGTAAATGTTTACATAATGTATCACCTATACTTGTGATTAGTGATTACTTCTTACACataatacgtttctttttctttttcattaaaatcctATAAACATTATCAAAAATCGTCAAACGAATGCATGGGCTCTAGATCCGATTGATTTGACATCTGGACTATTCATTTCGTATGTAACCAATTCATTTCGTTCTGTAAATAATATTGCCTTCTGATGCGCACGCAGTTTGAATATTACAAACTATTTCATATTCATGGAAATACGTATTGCATCCGCAGTTCGATATCGTTTGCAAATTTTGAATACGatcattatttgattttatgcGATATGATTGCGCAATTGTTTTAAGCAGAAGCAATGtgtttttctaaaaaaaattcctttttttttttttctttttacgattaaaGACGAAACAACAAGCAATGCCCAATCAAGGTGTTTGGGATATGCGAGGTAAACAGTTCTTTACGGGAGTTGAGATCAGAGTATGGGCAATTGCTTGTTTTGCCCCGCAAAGAACAGTACGAGAAGACGCGTTACGCACATTCACTACACAATTGCAAAAAATAAGTAACGATGCTGGAATGCCAATTATCGGACAACCATGTTTCTGTAAATATGCTACTGGGCCAGATCAAGTTGAACCTATGTTTCGGTATTTAAAGTCGACTTTCCAAGCATTGCAATTAGTGTGCGTTGTGCTACCTGGGAAAACTCCTGTATATGGTAATTACAATAGcggtataaataaattcttataatgaatacaaaagatatagttattctaaaataaaaaatttgttgatagCTGAAGTCAAAAGAGTAGGAGATACGTTACTCGGTATGGCAACTCAGTGCGTACAGGCGAAGAATGTCAATAAGACGTCTCCTCAaactttatcaaatttatgtCTGAAGATAAACGTGAAATTAGGTGGCATCAATAGCATTCTGGTACCAAGTATCAGACCAAAAGTTTTCAACGAGCCTGTTATATTTTTGGGAGCAGATGTAACTCATCCTCCTGCcggagataataaaaaaccTAGTATAGCTGCTGTAGTAGGCAGTATGGACGCTCATCCATCGAGGTATGCAGCCACGGTTAGGGTACAACAACATAGACAAGAAATTATACAGGAGCTCAGTTCGATGGTCAGGTAAGTAATAATGTATAGTACTTTTGAAAGTAAATTAGAAGTCGAGGTTAAAAGAGCGGTTAAGAAAATCACGTtcgttttgaaattttcacaCGTTGTTAAATTGGACTACTTGCTTTTAGGGAACTTCTTgttatgttttataaaagtacTGGAGGATATAAACCACATAGAATAATTCTCTATCGCGATGGTGTATCGGAGGGACAATTTCTTCACGTCTTACAACATGAATTAACTGCCATTCGTGAAGCTTGTATCAAACTTGAAGCTGATTATAGGCCTGGTATTACTTTCATCGTAGTTCAAAAAAGACATCACACTCGTTTGTTCTGCgcagataaaaaagaacagagtGGAAAAAGTGGCAATATCCCGGCTGGTACAACGGTTGACGTTTGTATAACTCATCCAACAGAGTTCGATTTCTATCTCTGCAGTCACCAAGGTATTCAGGTAGGTTAACATTAGTACTTAACGTATGTCctgattataaaagaaaatgacggTACGATGTGGCATTAtgtaacaattatattttattgcagGGAACATCTAGACCATCTCATTATCACGTTCTCTGGGATGACAATCACTTCGAGAGTGATGAATTGCAGTGTCTTACGTATCAATTGTGTCATACGTATGTAAGGTGTACAAGATCCGTCAGTATACCTGCACCAGCTTATTATGCCCATCTTGTGGCATTCAGAGCTAGATATCATCTAGTAGAAAAGGAACACGATAGGTAAGTTCGTGTTAAATTATCACTCTGGCGAACGATAAATCGGTACGAGTCCTAGATAAAATTCATATGTCtcgtaatatgtatttatagcGGGGAAGGATCTCATCAATCAGGCTGTAGCGAAGATAGGACACCAGGTGCAATGGCACGAGCAATTACTGTTCATGCAGACACAAAAAGAGTTATGTACTTTGCATAATTCTATCGATGTTATTTTCTGTAAAAATCGAAGCACCACATTAATGATAATCATCATATCTTGGACATAGGAAACAATTCTAGACTACTTAAATGTTAAACGATCTTCTTGAGtggtcaatttttttttacttttataattataataagtcTATCCAAAAGCGCTGATACAAGTGGGAGATCAATATTTCGAATTCCGCTTTAACGTGATTGGATAGACTTTCCAAATCATTTAGGAAGTAAGTTTTAAAGGAGGTGCTTTTAGTTAATCATGTTTTAAAGTAGAGTGGAGCATTTTGCAGCTTAGCCGATTGGTTGTTGCATGGAAAAGTTCACATagacaattaataattaaaaaatcggCTGCAACGCACATTACGCTTATTTTTTTAGAGGTCTTAGTATCTCTTGCATTTGTATGATATAAATGGTCAGATTGCTggataaaattacaattatatagaTCGCTTTGTGCGAGACTGTTATACGTTTGAATATCATTTGGTGTAAATTGAATTTGCCAGTTTTTATGGATGTTTTAGATTGATCGATAATGCGATTACCATGCTGAAAAGATCTTATAAAGATATGATGATGTATGTAAGATTACGTTTATCATCCAGCGTGGGCGCGAGGTTTGCGTTCTAAAACAATTGAGCAATGATAAATAcattagtaaataaaaagcgaacgtagaaaagaatttataaaggAATAGAGCACAAGAGTCCAGGCAGCGTCAGAAAGAGCAGCTTTAGAGTGCGAACCTCTGAGACCTACAACAAATTTTGaatgtataaaaatctaaaaaaaagttGGCCACTTCAAGTCATGAAGTTTGAATGAAAgggtaaaatattaaacgagtAAATTGTGTAAATGTTAATTGCCAAGAACTCTGCAAGCCAACGGCCAAAGTAAGTTAGAGATTTACTAGAGTCAAATTGAAAGTGATAATTATGGCGAAACAATTTGTTATGTAATCCCTATAGTGTCAGAAAATCACATTGTGCCACATCTAACTAATAACATGCTGCTATCTTTTATATGGCATAATTTTGATCAGTCTAAATCTAATGTCACCGTTCACAGTGATTATGAGAATTAATTTGAAGATAAAATCATGTAACATATCTTTACGAGTATAGGGAATACATTGAAGGGGAATTTTAAGAACATTTTCTATATgaagtatatttatttgtttttaatatttaagcGAATACACCATTGAAAATGTACAAAGacattagttttatttatctcaCATTTTAGTTTTCACTATtactgtttatttttttaaatatgtggCACATAACTCACTCctaattaaataaacacaTATACTGACGCTGTCTGAACTGAGATGGCACGCGAAGTTTAATAttgacgatattaaaaaatgcaatGAGAGAATTGGAATGAAAGTAAGAAAGTTTTGTACAGTacacaaaatattataatcatgCTGATAAAAGATACTTATGATTTAAGTTGAACTAGACGTTACAGGGCATTAGATCTGGGCTGATAATAAAGCCTCGTTAATGcaggaaaatattaaaatagcaGTAAGATATTGATTCAATAATAACACAGAACGtgtgaagaaatattaaattctagGATAAGATATGTTTTACTGCAAACGTAATGCAAAACTTTAAGGTCCTTACAATTTTACTATGTCGAGTCATTTAATTGAGATTCCTTCTCGTAAGTGGAATCGATTTCAATAATCTTTTAGAACAATAATCGATacaataattgtattaaaagaCTTGGAAGAGCTATTAATGTACAACCAAGAGATAggataatgtaatttataattgtgTATCGATGTCGCCGCACGCCAGAGGACAATTATGTATTTTTCGAATCATTAATACatcgataaaatgattatgttgtgagaa
Coding sequences within it:
- the LOC122631908 gene encoding protein argonaute-2 isoform X2; translated protein: MYPVGQPPPPGPTTSTSVGTAGATGSNVVAPSSLGLVPAQQTHTPPQPPELPMFSCPRRPNIGREGRPIGLRANHFQITMPRGYVHHYEINIQPDKCPRKVNREIIETMVHAYSKIFGTLKPVFDGRNNLYTRDPLPIGTDKIDLEVTLPGEGKDRVFRVVIKWVAQVSLFALEEALEGRTRQIPYDAILALDVVMRHLPSMTYTPVGRSFFSSPDGYYHPLGGGREVWFGFHQSVRPSQWKMMLNIDVSATAFYKAQPVIEFMCEVLDIRDVNEQRKPLTDSQRVKFTKEIKGLKIEITHCGTMRRKYRVCNVTRKPAQMQSFPLQLENGQTVECTVAKYFLDKYKMKLRYSHLPCLQVGQEHKHTYLPLEVCNIVAGQRCIKKLTDMQTSTMIKATARSAPDREREINNLVRRADFNNDSYVQEFGLSISNNMMEVRGRVLPPPKLQYGGRVSSLSGQTKQQAMPNQGVWDMRGKQFFTGVEIRVWAIACFAPQRTVREDALRTFTTQLQKISNDAGMPIIGQPCFCKYATGPDQVEPMFRYLKSTFQALQLVCVVLPGKTPVYAEVKRVGDTLLGMATQCVQAKNVNKTSPQTLSNLCLKINVKLGGINSILVPSIRPKVFNEPVIFLGADVTHPPAGDNKKPSIAAVVGSMDAHPSRYAATVRVQQHRQEIIQELSSMVRELLVMFYKSTGGYKPHRIILYRDGVSEGQFLHVLQHELTAIREACIKLEADYRPGITFIVVQKRHHTRLFCADKKEQSGKSGNIPAGTTVDVCITHPTEFDFYLCSHQGIQGTSRPSHYHVLWDDNHFESDELQCLTYQLCHTYVRCTRSVSIPAPAYYAHLVAFRARYHLVEKEHDSGEGSHQSGCSEDRTPGAMARAITVHADTKRVMYFA
- the LOC122631908 gene encoding protein argonaute-2 isoform X1 yields the protein MAQMEQQLPIPMPDLSTLRITTAVSMLGKAYGCGQCSAPPPGPTTSTSVGTAGATGSNVVAPSSLGLVPAQQTHTPPQPPELPMFSCPRRPNIGREGRPIGLRANHFQITMPRGYVHHYEINIQPDKCPRKVNREIIETMVHAYSKIFGTLKPVFDGRNNLYTRDPLPIGTDKIDLEVTLPGEGKDRVFRVVIKWVAQVSLFALEEALEGRTRQIPYDAILALDVVMRHLPSMTYTPVGRSFFSSPDGYYHPLGGGREVWFGFHQSVRPSQWKMMLNIDVSATAFYKAQPVIEFMCEVLDIRDVNEQRKPLTDSQRVKFTKEIKGLKIEITHCGTMRRKYRVCNVTRKPAQMQSFPLQLENGQTVECTVAKYFLDKYKMKLRYSHLPCLQVGQEHKHTYLPLEVCNIVAGQRCIKKLTDMQTSTMIKATARSAPDREREINNLVRRADFNNDSYVQEFGLSISNNMMEVRGRVLPPPKLQYGGRVSSLSGQTKQQAMPNQGVWDMRGKQFFTGVEIRVWAIACFAPQRTVREDALRTFTTQLQKISNDAGMPIIGQPCFCKYATGPDQVEPMFRYLKSTFQALQLVCVVLPGKTPVYAEVKRVGDTLLGMATQCVQAKNVNKTSPQTLSNLCLKINVKLGGINSILVPSIRPKVFNEPVIFLGADVTHPPAGDNKKPSIAAVVGSMDAHPSRYAATVRVQQHRQEIIQELSSMVRELLVMFYKSTGGYKPHRIILYRDGVSEGQFLHVLQHELTAIREACIKLEADYRPGITFIVVQKRHHTRLFCADKKEQSGKSGNIPAGTTVDVCITHPTEFDFYLCSHQGIQGTSRPSHYHVLWDDNHFESDELQCLTYQLCHTYVRCTRSVSIPAPAYYAHLVAFRARYHLVEKEHDSGEGSHQSGCSEDRTPGAMARAITVHADTKRVMYFA